From Pleurocapsa sp. PCC 7319:
ATTTGACCGTGGTGATAAGTTTGCCGATTATCAATCTTTGCCAAGTTTACAGGAATACGTCTTGATTAATACTAAGAAAGCCAGAATCGAATGTTTTCGGCGCACAGAGGAAGGATTATGGCTGTTACAATTTTATGAACTTGAAGATGGCCAATTTAAACTAACTAATATTGATTTTACAGGCAACATTAGTGATGTTTATGAAGAAGTAGAATTTGTTGAGCCATCTGCTTCTTGAGGCTCACTATCTAGTATTCTGTCAATTAAAAATTGACGGGTAAAGGGAAAGGGGAAAAGGTAAAAGGGAAAAAATAATAGCTTGCTATTCATGCAAGAGGTCTAATATTTCGTAAGGGCGAACCGCGGTTCGCCCCAACAAATAATCTGTCTTAAGTAAAAACTGAAATGATATAAAATGGTACTCAACTGTAGATCTTTATAAAATTCATTAATAAGAAAAAAAGCGGTAAATTTGTATAATGTCTACCGCTTATATGGTGAGGAAATAACTAGAATATTTGGTTATCTTGGCGTCGATTGAGGCGCAGGTAAGATTCCAACTTTAATTTCGAGATCTACCTTTTGACCATCTCGTATTAGTTGGATTGGTAATTCATCTCCTACCTTGGCTTTCTGCACCAATTTTTGAATCTCATCAGGCTGCAATACTGATTCACCATCGACTTTTTTGATTGTATCGCCAATTTTCAAGCCAGCTTTCTCCGCAGGAGAATCAGCGACTACATCCATAATTACCACTCCCTCTTTCTCGGTAATTTGTGACTTTTCGCCACTGGCCTTAAGCTGTTCTTGAAACTCAGGGGTAATTGCTACCATTTGAATTCCTAAGTAGGGATGGTCGACTTTACCCTTTGTCACTAGCTGATCGGCAACATCTCTGGCTTGATTTATAGGAATAGCAAAACCCAATCCTTGTGCGCCCTGAATGATAGCGGTATTAACTCCAATTACTTCGCCTTTAGCATTGAGCAAAGGACCTCCAGAATTACCAGGATTGATGGCAGCATCGGTTTGAATAAAGTTGACTCTTTTATCGCCTACACCGACTTGGGCACTGCTTCTACCAGTAGCACTAACGATGCCTGTAGTCACGGTATTGTCTAATCCTAGCGGATTACCGATCGCGATCGCATATTCTCCAGGCTGAAGTTGATTGGAGTCGGCAATTTTTACCGTAGGTAAGTTTTCGGCATCAATTTTGATTACCCCCACATCGGTCATCGGATCTGTACCCATAACTTCACCTTTGAAGGTACGTCCATCTTTGAGAGTTATCTCCACCTCTTCGCTTCCTTCGACGACGTGAGCATTAGTGATAATCAAACCATCGGAACTGACTACAAAACCCGATCCCATGCCGCGTTGAATTTGTTCTTGGGGAAAATCGGGCATCTGAGAACCGAAGAATTGACGAAAAAACGGGTCATTAAACATTGCAGGAGCGTTAGTAGATACTTTACGAGAAGCATCAATCCGCACCACTGAATCTCCTACTTGCTTAACCACCTCGCTGACATAGTTTTGAGGCAAGTTAACTGCTATTTCAGTTGTTTCTTCTACCAATTCTTTTTTATTAGTAAGAGCGTCATTGTCAGAATTTTGAGCAAAGCTTTGAGGACTGTTAATTAAATAATTACCACCTAAAGCGATACCGCTACCTAGAAGAATCAAAGATAGAGAAGAAGTTGCTTTTTTCCAGATTTTCGATTGTGTCATTTGTTTATATTTACCTATAGCTGACGATTGAAATTAACGATATATATGGTGTTGTTTGAATAGTTTTGGCTCAAAAAAGTCACAGATAACTTGGTCATGACATAACTAAGTCAACTGTGACTGTTTTTTAGCTTGAAAGTTGGTGAAAGAGCTTTGTTGAAGCTTGGCTTTCAACTCACATTTTTAATTTAGACAGGTGATGTGTCTTTATGGTGACAATATTATGAAAAATACTTGAACATTTGATGATATCTGTCTTACTGTTCGGTTGAAGTAAAGAGTACCGTACCTCCATTTCTGTCAGGATACAAAGTGCTTTTCTATTTATTCTTTTGTAATCCAGTTGAGTAATCCCAAAGAATTGATTGTTCCAAGAGCGTGTGCCCCTAAGATGGTTACATTGACAAAATCCAAAAACAGATCGGCTGTTTCAATTGCCTGCTGAGGTTCATATATTGGCGAACTTTGAGGTTGGGCGATCGCTTGAGCAATGATACTAACTACCGTAGTCTCCGAAGCTACGAACGCTAATATTAAGCCCAATAAACTAACCGCTAATCCGATACGCAATACGTTAACTATTTCAGTTCTGTTTGGTTGTTCCTCAGGAACAACACTTTGTAATTTCTTTGCCAAACGATTGTAACGCCAAGCTAAAAAAATTCTAATCCCTAATACGACTAAACTACCAACCGTAAAAATAATACTAATACTGATAGCGGTATTGTTATCAGGTGCGCCTAACCTGCGACTAAATACAATTAGTCCCAAAATAATTGCTGATGTCGCCCCCAAAATTAAATGAATCCAATAGCTAATTTGACCCAAGAGTCTAAAAACGCCAGCAAACTTTTGTTTGGAAGGTAGGTTAGGAGAATTTAATTTATCTTGCATTTTAAATATCTAGTAAGTTTTACTTTATAGATTGCAAGATCTTGTTGCTTTTCGACTCCATCAAAAGGGACAAATAACTGAGGAAAATACTAAGAAATATAATCATACTTGCAACAGATGAAGTCAAGTAGGGTAATTATTTAATCTTTGTTATAGCTATCTAGTAATTATTTCTATTTTTGGCGATCGCTTTAGTCGTTTGAGCGATCATTTGTTACTTATAAAATTTTATGAAACGTCCCAGTAGCCTGATTTTTCGATTTGTTTTGGCGATCGCAACTATATTTTTGGCTTATGCCTTAAGTAGAATCTTGTTTCGTATTGTTACTCCACCTGAGATTGAAATTGAAGAAGATATCGAATCACAACGATACAAGCCTCAAGCTGTTACTTTAAAACTTTAGATAGAAAAGAAGTGGTCTTAGGTTGATAGCGAGCGATCAAGATATTATTATGTTTGATCGCATCAGACAACATACCCAAGATTCAGTCATTGACTTGGGTGTGGAGAAGTCACCAAGAAGAAAAAGGAAAAACTTTAGATGCAGTAATAATGGATACGCTTACTTTAGTTCCCACCTCAATTACGTTACTTAAGGTAGTACGGGCATTAATTTTTTGCCCAGAGGGAGTTGCCAAACTATAGAAATATTCTCTACCTAAGAACTGTCTTTCTGTTACTACTATTCCCGAATATTCGTCAGGAACAAGTTCAATATCCTCTTGACGAAGCATTAAATTTGCGCGATCGCAATCGAGGGTCTTTTTAGCAGTGGAAAGAGGCACTGTGCCGATTTCTGTTTCCCATACTTGACCGATTCTATTCGCAGGAAGGAAGTTAGCCTGAGTCACAAATTCAGCCACAAATGGAGAATTAGGTTGAGAATAGACGGTTTCTGGCATTCCTATTTGTTCTAACTTACCCTGACGCATGACAGCAATTTGATCGGAAATTGCCAGTGCTTCCTCGCGATCATGAGTTACAAAAATCGCTGATGTATTGGCAGCCTTTAAAATTGAACGAATTTCAGCCCTTAATCTATGGCGAATTTGAGCGTCAAGATTACTTAAAGGTTCATCTAATAAAATTAATGCAGGTTGGGGGGCTAAAGCTCTAGCCAGAGATATCCGCTGTTGTTGACCTCCAGATAGTTGATGAGGATAACGTTTTTCTACTCCCTCAAGTCCTACTAATTCTAAAATTTCTCTGACTCTAAATTTAATTTGTTTTTGAGTCAAAGAACTCCTACCAAATATACTTTGGTTCCCTTCCGTTTTTTGTTTTTTTAAACCATAAGCAATATTTTCTCTAACTGTTAGATGAGGAAATAAAGCATAGTCTTGAAAAACCATACCTGTATTCCGTTTTTCAGGAGGAAGACAGTGGGATTTGTCACTAACTAGTTGTCCTGCTATTGATACTTTTCCTTGAGATAAATTCTCAAAACCAGCAATTATTCTTAATAATGTAGTTTTACCACAACCCGAAGGACCTACCAATCCAAGTAAGTCTCCTTGATGTAAACTCAGGCTCACATCATCTACTGCAATATCTTTACTTTGAGGAAATAGTTTGATTATGTTTTTGAGTTCGAGTATTACTTGTTGATTCATTTAAACTGAGATGAGTGAGAATTAGAAATTTCCTCAGATTGACTTATGGTGTCATAAAAATGAAGAAGTTTTTAAGAAAAATTTTCAACAATATCAAAAATAATATACCACTAATGAGAAGAAAAAAATTAAGTTAATGCTAATAATTTTTAATATTGCGGTGTGTCTTCCTCATCTGTTCTCAAACAACTTAATTATTTTTGGTTATTAGTTAGGGGGTAAATGAGCAGGTAGAAGGCTAATAGATGCGATCGCAATATAGAGTAGAGCGAAGCGGGTCTCGAAGATGGCTATCGAGTGAAATTTGGCTTGACGATACCATTCTTTACACCCAAACACTACGACTAGCTTGATTAAAGCTAGTGTAAAAGATAGGGCAGTAACTAAGGATAAATAGTCGAGACTATAAAGACTAATCACAATTAGAGTCGCAGTACAATGATAAATCACCCCTGGTTTAAAAGCTGCGGTTTTCTTGCGACGTAATTTAATCGTGTACACTGCACTACTAAAAAACAAAGTGTTAAGTATCCAAATCGCCATTGCTGCCATCGAAAGACTTCCTGTAGTTGCTCCGTAAGCTAAGGGGGCAGATAGACAAATGGTTGCAAAACCAATGATTTCATTTACCCTGGATTTATGTTTGCCTTTGATTACAGCGATCGCATCAACAATAAATCCTATTATTACTAAAATATAGAGCCATAATAATACCGAAGATTGAAGCCAGAGAAAGATAGCTAAAGATAAAGCAATTGAGCTATAGACTCCTCCCCAAACCAAATAGCGAAGTTTCCAGTTTTTGCGTAATTTAATTTGGACTACATAGGGATGCTCTACTTGCAAAGTAAAAAAAGCGCAAATTAGAGCTAAAGTTGTTGAAGAAGTCCATCTTTGTGCCAAAGCTGCGCCAGTCAAGAATGAGCCAAATAAGACTAAGATAACTCCATGTTCTGGTGAAAATGTTGGGCGACTCCAAATAGGAGTTTTTTTATTTTTTATCTGAGTATTAGTAGAGACTAATGTTCGAGAGTCAGACATGTCGCTAAAAGATTGCAAAACTTTAGTAGGTAATATAGTTGCGAAATTAAAAATAACTTTATGAATAGCTGAAACTAGCATAAACTGACGCAACTTTTCGTCAATTTAGATTTGATTTTGCGAGTAGAGAATTAGGAACTAGGATTCTTTATCTACCCAATTCCTAACAGGTTAAGATATGAGGACTTGACCTCTCAACTATCATACAGTTTATTGATAATTTATTTCAATAATTTTTTTAAAATATTGTCTTCATACATTTCTATTTCAGACGAGCCCAGTCAAGGCGATCAGCTCTGCTGGTGCGCTCCGCGCAATCGCTCAAATTATGATTGTTTTGATAATTATTTTAGGTATTAGTGAGGAGGTAAACGAGCAGAAAGAAGGCTAGTAAGCTGGTCAACATCAAATTTATTGGTTGAGGCTGATGGGGAGATGGGAAAATAGGGGGATGGGGAGAGGATTGTCCGGTTTATTTCCTAATTAATAAATATGCAAGTTAAATGTGGATTAGCTTAGATGCGATATATTTTTCTGAAGTTAATCATATATAGATAAAAATCAATGGTTTTCAAAAACAAGTTTATTTTTACCTATGTTAGGATGAAGACTCAGCACAAAAACTTCATCGAAATCCGTTGAAGGCGATCGCCGTTAAATATCTCAGACAACCAAATTTTTAAACTACAACTTATTCAGGCATTAAAGATTATTGGTTTTATAGAATTTTCGGCAGTCGATCAACTCAGAGAATTGGAGTGAGGAAAGCAGTCAAGATATTAATGATCCTCTGAGTTTGTAATCAATCTGAATCGTACTTATGCACACAAATCGTGTAGGCAATTTGATAAATGGATCATGATATGCGCTAACGACTTACCCAAAAATACTCAACACGGGAAAAATGAAGACAATTTTTTGTTTGTTCGAGAAAACCAAGACAAAATTATTAACCAACAAACTACTGATCGTGGAAAACGATTAGTCAAAATTAAAGCGGGCTATTCTCAAGCCAAAACTCAGAAACCAAATCATTCCCAAGATTCTGTAAAAGATTATTTACGAGAAATTGGTCGAACTCAACCGCTGAGTGGAGCAGAAGTAATTATACTCAGTCGCCAAGTATCTGATTTGCATCAATTGGAAAAGATTCGCCAGCAGCTAGGTCAGAAAATAAGACGGCAGCCAAGCGATCGAGAATGGTCTCAAGCAGCAAATATGTCTCTAACTGCTTTTCGTCGTCGTTTGCTGATAGGTCGTCAGGCTAAAAACAAGATGGTCAAGTCTAATCTGAAATTAGTAGTGTTTATAGCTAAAAAATATCTCAGATGCGGGCTTTCATTTCAGGATCTGATCCAAGAAGGTAATTTGGGTTTGATCCGAGCCACTGAAAAATTCGATCCTGATAAGGGTTGTAAGTTTTCTACATATGCTTATTGGTGGATTCGTCAGGCGATCATGCGAGCTATTGCCGAACAATCTCGAACCATCCGCTTGCCCATTCATATCCACGATAAACTCTCACAAATCAAGAAAACGTTCAAACTATTGTCTCAGAAACTACAACGTCAGCCCAGCGAAGCAGAGATAGCGGAAAGTCTTGACATGAATATAAAACAACTAAGATTTGTGCTTGAAGTATTCCAAACGCCGTTTTCTCTAGAAATTCCTGTTGCTCGCGAAGAAGATTCTCGCTCACTAGAAGAGTGTATTGAATCAGATATTCTCACGCCAGAAGAGTGGATGGTAAAAGAATTAATGCGTGAAGAAGTAAAGAGTATTTTAGG
This genomic window contains:
- a CDS encoding HhoA/HhoB/HtrA family serine endopeptidase — translated: MTQSKIWKKATSSLSLILLGSGIALGGNYLINSPQSFAQNSDNDALTNKKELVEETTEIAVNLPQNYVSEVVKQVGDSVVRIDASRKVSTNAPAMFNDPFFRQFFGSQMPDFPQEQIQRGMGSGFVVSSDGLIITNAHVVEGSEEVEITLKDGRTFKGEVMGTDPMTDVGVIKIDAENLPTVKIADSNQLQPGEYAIAIGNPLGLDNTVTTGIVSATGRSSAQVGVGDKRVNFIQTDAAINPGNSGGPLLNAKGEVIGVNTAIIQGAQGLGFAIPINQARDVADQLVTKGKVDHPYLGIQMVAITPEFQEQLKASGEKSQITEKEGVVIMDVVADSPAEKAGLKIGDTIKKVDGESVLQPDEIQKLVQKAKVGDELPIQLIRDGQKVDLEIKVGILPAPQSTPR
- a CDS encoding DUF3611 family protein; translation: MQDKLNSPNLPSKQKFAGVFRLLGQISYWIHLILGATSAIILGLIVFSRRLGAPDNNTAISISIIFTVGSLVVLGIRIFLAWRYNRLAKKLQSVVPEEQPNRTEIVNVLRIGLAVSLLGLILAFVASETTVVSIIAQAIAQPQSSPIYEPQQAIETADLFLDFVNVTILGAHALGTINSLGLLNWITKE
- a CDS encoding ABC transporter ATP-binding protein, with the translated sequence MNQQVILELKNIIKLFPQSKDIAVDDVSLSLHQGDLLGLVGPSGCGKTTLLRIIAGFENLSQGKVSIAGQLVSDKSHCLPPEKRNTGMVFQDYALFPHLTVRENIAYGLKKQKTEGNQSIFGRSSLTQKQIKFRVREILELVGLEGVEKRYPHQLSGGQQQRISLARALAPQPALILLDEPLSNLDAQIRHRLRAEIRSILKAANTSAIFVTHDREEALAISDQIAVMRQGKLEQIGMPETVYSQPNSPFVAEFVTQANFLPANRIGQVWETEIGTVPLSTAKKTLDCDRANLMLRQEDIELVPDEYSGIVVTERQFLGREYFYSLATPSGQKINARTTLSNVIEVGTKVSVSIITASKVFPFSSW
- a CDS encoding YwiC-like family protein, with amino-acid sequence MSDSRTLVSTNTQIKNKKTPIWSRPTFSPEHGVILVLFGSFLTGAALAQRWTSSTTLALICAFFTLQVEHPYVVQIKLRKNWKLRYLVWGGVYSSIALSLAIFLWLQSSVLLWLYILVIIGFIVDAIAVIKGKHKSRVNEIIGFATICLSAPLAYGATTGSLSMAAMAIWILNTLFFSSAVYTIKLRRKKTAAFKPGVIYHCTATLIVISLYSLDYLSLVTALSFTLALIKLVVVFGCKEWYRQAKFHSIAIFETRFALLYIAIASISLLPAHLPPN
- a CDS encoding sigma-70 family RNA polymerase sigma factor, giving the protein MICANDLPKNTQHGKNEDNFLFVRENQDKIINQQTTDRGKRLVKIKAGYSQAKTQKPNHSQDSVKDYLREIGRTQPLSGAEVIILSRQVSDLHQLEKIRQQLGQKIRRQPSDREWSQAANMSLTAFRRRLLIGRQAKNKMVKSNLKLVVFIAKKYLRCGLSFQDLIQEGNLGLIRATEKFDPDKGCKFSTYAYWWIRQAIMRAIAEQSRTIRLPIHIHDKLSQIKKTFKLLSQKLQRQPSEAEIAESLDMNIKQLRFVLEVFQTPFSLEIPVAREEDSRSLEECIESDILTPEEWMVKELMREEVKSILGCLNSQEQNILRLRYGLDDGKIKTPAEVAQIFNLSREEINQIRARALNKLRRLYGNSDSKEYLF